From the genome of Ictalurus furcatus strain D&B chromosome 4, Billie_1.0, whole genome shotgun sequence, one region includes:
- the LOC128606962 gene encoding E3 ubiquitin-protein ligase TRIM35-like: MASRPSLTEDDFSCPVCCDIFREPLLLSCSHSICKSCLHTFWQQRGAQECPICRTVSSTPEPPLNIVLHNMCEAVLKERNRRMSVEMEGLCSIHHKALTLFCVKDQRPLCTKCKDSTLHSRHTVCSIREASQDLKQALKMKLKPLHEKIKIYEDFKQSCVNTREHIKKQSQHTEAMVRGEFKKLHQFLWNEEEARITALKEEEEQRSQTMKKKIDKITIKISSVIDTINAIEKQIQGEDLPFLLNYNALLERTQAKLENPEKLSGVLINVAKHLSNLSFQVSEKMHGFVQYTPVVFDPNTAHAGLIVSDDLITVAYKGELQQLPDNSERFEGYVSVIGSEGFNSGTHCWDVEVGDNTAWAVGIISESVYEHRENLSRFGLWYVGFCNDKYGKGYAPEILTLLRVSKKIERIRVTVDFNKGKVIFTDSARNICLHIFKQSFRERVFPYFYSHCKLHPLRILPVKSSVTIQMHS, encoded by the exons AGCAGCGAGGAGCTCAAGAGTGTCCCATCTGCAGGACCGTGTCCTCCACCCCTGAGCCTCCATTGAACATCGTGCTGCACAACATGTGCGAGGCGGTACTGAAGGAGCGGAACCGGAGGATGTCAGTGGAAATGGAGGGGCTCTGCAGTATACACCATAAAGCTCTTACTCTGTTCTGTGTAAAGGATCAGAGGCCTCTCTGCACCAAGTGCAAGGACTCCACATTACACAGCAGGCACACTGTCTGCTCCATACGGGAAGCATCACAAGACCTCAAG CAGGCACTCAAAATGAAACTGAAGCCCTTACATGAGAAGATTAAAATCTATGAGGACTTCAAACAGTCCTGTGTTAATACCAGAGAGCATATTAAG aagCAGAGCCAACACACAGAGGCAATGGTCAGGGGAGAATTCAAGAAGCTTCACCAGTTTCTCTGGAATGAAGAGGAGGCCAGAATAACTGCactgaaagaggaagaggagcagaGAAGTCAGACAATGAAGAAAAAGATTGACAAGATCACAATTAAAATATCCAGTGTCATTGACACCATCAATGCCATTGAGAAACAGATACAAGGAGAAGATTTGCCATTTCTGTTG aaCTACAATGCTTTACTTGAAAG aactcaagcCAAACTAGAAAATCCAGAGAAATTATCTGGAGTTCTGATCAATGTGGCAAAGCATCTGAGCAACCTGAGCTTCCAAGTGTCAGAGAAGATGCACGGCTTTGTACAATACA cCCCTGTGGTGTTTGACCCCAACACTGCCCACGCTGGCCTCATAGTGTCTGATGATCTGATCACGGTGGCGTATAAAGGCGAGCTTCAGCAGCTTCCTGATAACTCAGAGAGGTTTGAGGGTTATGTGAGCGTCATAGGCTCTGAGGGCTTTAATTCAGGCACACACTGCTGGGATGTCGAGGTTGGAGACAACACAGCCTGGGCCGTGGGAATCATCTCAGAGTCTGTGTATGAGCACAGAGAAAATCTCTCGCGGTTTGGGTTGTGGTATGTGGGCTTTTGCAATGACAAATACGGTAAAGGATATGCACCTGAGATCCTGACGCTGTTGCGGGTTAGCAAGAAGATTGAGAGGATCAGGGTTACCGTGGACTTTAACAAGGGAAAGGTGATCTTTACTGACTCAGCCCGTAACATCTGTCTGCACATCTTTAAACAATCTTTTAGGGAGAGAGTTTTCCCTTATTTTTACAGCCACTGCAAACTCCATCCTCTGAGAATATTACCAGTAAAGTCTTCAGTGACCATTCAGATGCACAGTTAG